CCCAGGAATTGCATCTGGACTACCAATGGTTCGACAAGGGCGACTTTATGGAAGGCGTGCGTGCGCTGATTATCGACAAGGACAAAAACCCACGCTGGAATCCACCAACTCTGGCAGAGCTTGACCCCGCACGTGTGCAGGCCTTCTTCGATGGCTTCAAGCCTGGAGCCGGCAAAGTCCGACGCACAGTCACCACCTGAGCCCTATAGAACAAGAGAGATGCCCGATGCATGACCTCGAACTGAGCGAAGAGCAACGCATGATCCGCGACATGGCCCGCGACTTCGCCCGTCGCGAGATCTCACCCAAGGCACAGGCCATGGAAAAGGCCGGCTGGATCGATGATGCCCTGGTGGCCCAGATGGGCGAGCTGGGCTTGCTTGGCATGGTGGTGCCTGAAGAATGGGGCGGCACCTACATCGATTACGTCGCCTATGCACTGGCCGTGGAAGAAATTTCGGCCGGCGACGGTGCCGTTGGTGCGCTGATGAGTATTCATAACTCGGTCGGTTGTGGCCCGATCCTGAATTTCGGTACCCGGGCGCAGAAAGATTTCTGGCTTGCCGATCTGGCCAGCGGCAAGGCGATTGGCTGCTTCTGCCTGACCGAGCCGCATGCTGGCTCCGAAGCCAATAACCTGCGCACCCGTGCTGAATTGCGAGATGGCCAATGGGTACTGAATGGCGCAAAGCAGTTCGTCAGCAACGGCAAACGCGCCAAGCTGGCAATCGTCTTCGCCGTCACTGATCCGGAGATGGGCAAGAAGGGCCTGTCGGCCTTCCTCATACCGACCGACACCCCGGGCTTCACAGTTGACCGCAGCGAACACAAAATGGGCATCCGCGCCTCCGACACCTGTGCGGTGACCCTAAATGAATGCAAGATCCCCGAAGCCAACTTGCTCGGCCCGCGCGGTAAAGGGTTGTCGATTGCCCTGTCCAATCTGGAAGGGGGCCGCATCGGCATCGCAGCCCAGGCCCTCGGTATCGCCCGCGCGGCCTTCGACGCAGCCCTGGGTTACTCCCGCGAGCGTATC
The Pseudomonas lini DNA segment above includes these coding regions:
- a CDS encoding acyl-CoA dehydrogenase family protein, with amino-acid sequence MHDLELSEEQRMIRDMARDFARREISPKAQAMEKAGWIDDALVAQMGELGLLGMVVPEEWGGTYIDYVAYALAVEEISAGDGAVGALMSIHNSVGCGPILNFGTRAQKDFWLADLASGKAIGCFCLTEPHAGSEANNLRTRAELRDGQWVLNGAKQFVSNGKRAKLAIVFAVTDPEMGKKGLSAFLIPTDTPGFTVDRSEHKMGIRASDTCAVTLNECKIPEANLLGPRGKGLSIALSNLEGGRIGIAAQALGIARAAFDAALGYSRERIQFGKSIGEHQSIANMLADMHTQLNATRLLILHSARLKSAGYPCLSEASQAKLFASEMAERVCSKAMQIHGGYGYLEDYPVERYYRDARITQIYEGSSEIQRLLIARELAHYPL